GAAACACGTCGAGCGGAGCGTCGTCGGCGGTGATGGGAGCGGCGGCAGCGGCGAGGACCAGGAGGTTCGAGATCTCCGGCTTGGTGCGTGGATCGGAAATCAGCGCATCCGGGCCGCGACGCTGTCCCCGGAGCGGGTGCAGCTGCTGTCCGCGCTCGTGATGCGGCGGTCGTGATGGACGTCGTCGTCACCGCGGTCGTCGCGCTCGCGGGCGGCTACCTGCTCGGACGCCGCGCCCGTGGCGGCGCCTGGGCGACTGGGCGGCCAATCAGGTCCGCTTCACCGGGACGTGGGTCCGGGGCCGTGTCAGGCAGCAGGCCGTCGTCGTGGCCCACACCGTCACGCGCCGCGCCGCGCACCCGCTGACGCGTGAAGCGCGCTCCGGCCACCGAGACGCGGGTGCCGACGCCCGTACGCGATCCGGACTGGGTTCGCCCACCGCACCGGGACAGACAAGGAGCCGCAACGTGAGCAGCGACTGCTGGAACCCGGGCCAGGGACGGTCGGCTGAGGCCACCGGAGGCACTCCCCGACACCCCTGCTCACGGGGTGAAGCCCTGGGAAGGCGAGCCGGGCCGAGGACGGTGGTGGGCAAGACCGTCTATCCGGCCAGACGACAGGGCGATGGGCTGAAAAAGCGCAGGTCAGCCGGGTCGTTGTCGGATGTTCATGTGCCCAAAACGGCCTGTTGGCCCTTGGGTTGATACTTCTACCATCGACCTCAGTCTGCCGAGGAGGTCAGTGTGGGCGTGCGTCGTGTGCGCAACCTGTTCCAAGGGGAGTTACGCCGGGAAGAGGGCTGCCATGGCGGCCGTGGTCATGTGGATGTCTTCCGCCCCTTCGAACGGCGGCCGGACGGGCTGCGAGTTGACTTCATCGACCTAGCGGTCGTGCCCCCTGGCTCGGAGATCGGCCGGCACCGGCACGGGGACGACGAGGAGTGGTACGTCGTCCTGGAGGGCTCGGCCACGATGCTGCTGGACGGTGAGGAGTTTCCCGTCTCGGCGGGCGACATCGTCATCAACCGGCCTTTCGGAGAGCACGGCCTGCGTAACGACTCCGGCCACGACGTCCGGCTCTTCGTATTCCAGGCCAGCCGTTGACCGCGGGCTGTTTCCCCGCTCGCCCTGTGTACCTGGTCGCGGACCTGGGCGGCACGACGCTGCGTGCCGGATGGGCGCAGGCTGGAGACCTCGCAGTGTCCGGTGTACGCCGGGTGGCGGTGGACGGTGTCGCCCGGTTCCCCGGCCTGCCGACCGGAGAGCTGCAGGCACGTGCGGTGGGCCAGCTCGTCCGCCTTCTGCGGGAGTGCTCCCTGGCCGCGCCCCGCAGCCCCTCGGCGCTGGCGGTCGCCTTCGCCGGTCCGGTCGGCCACACGGGTACGGTCGTCGACGCACCCACGATCTGGGGGCCGCGGAGGCCTGAGCTGCCACTGTCACAGGTTCTCAGCTGCGAGTTCGGTGTGCCTGCCCTGGTCCCCAATGACGTCACCGCGGCCGGCTGGCGCTACGCGGCCCCCTAAGGCGGGGGAGATGACTACTTCTGCATGGTGACCGTGAGCTCCGGGGTGGGTAACAAGGTATTCCGCCGTGGTGAGGTGCTCCTCCCAGAAGACGGGAGGGGCGGCGAGATCGGGCATCTGCGGGTGGACTTCGCCGCGGACGCCCCTTGGTGCGACTGCGGGGAGCGGGGCCATCTGGGGGCCGTCGCCTCAGGGCGTGGCGCCCTGCGCGCCGCCAGTGTGCTGGCACGTCGGTTCCCCGGATCCTTCGCCCGCTCGGCGCTGTCCGCCGCCTGTGGAGGCGATCCGGAGCGGCTGTCCGCGCAGCAGGTCGCCGCTGGTGTCCGCAGCCACGACGCGTTCGCCGTCCGGGCTGTCACCCCGGGCGTGCGGCATCTCGCCCGCACCCTCGCCGTCCTGCACACCGCGCTGGGCGTGGGTCGGTTCATCGTGATGGGAGGGTTTGCCCGCGCGGCCGGCCCTCCCTACCTGCGGCTGCTGGGCACGGAGATGTCGAAGGCCGGCGGTTTCCTGCTGCCGCCCGACGGAGCAGCCGGCCTCCTGCGGCCGGGCGCGCCCGACGACGACGACGGACTGATCGGATGCCTGCGCCGACTGGAGCGATCCGAGAGCCGGCGCGATGCCGTCCCGCAGCCCGTGTTTCCCGTTGCTGACGGACCCTGACCCGCACCGGCAGCGCCGCTCGCACGTTCAGGCGTGCGCCGGTTCTGCCGCCGGTTTCCCTCCGACCGCCGACCGTGAGGACTCCCATGGCGCTGCCTCTGTCCGCTGATCCGCACGATGTCGCCTACCACGAGCTCGGTCCCGATCTCCTTGTCCGGGGCGAGGGGGTGAGGGTCTGGGACGAGAAGGGGCGCGAGTACCTGGATTGTGTGTCCGGCACCTTCAACCTGATCCTCGGCCACAACCACCCGGCCGTCCTTGCCGCTGTCAGGGAACAGTCCGAACATCTCGTCTTCGCCAGCTCGGCGTTCCAGACCGAACCCACCAACCGCGTCATGCAGCTCCTGGCGGAACTGACCCCTGCCAACCTGACCCGGGTCAACCTCCGCAGTTGCAGCGGATCGACGGCGAACGAGGGCGCCATCAAGATTGCCCAGCTGCACACGGGACGCCGGGACGTGATCGTCCCCTTCCGCGGCCAGGTCGGCCAGTCGCTCGCCGCGACGGCGTACAACGGACTGGCGCGGATGCGGGCCCCCTTCCCCCAGCACCATCCCGGCGCCGTGAACGTGCCCGACCCGTACTGCCGGCGCTGTTTCTATCGTCAGAGCCCCGACTCGTGCGGCTTTTGGTGCGTGGACCGCATCGACGACTTCCTCACCTACTCCGGATCCGGCAGCACCGCCTGCCTGATCATCGAGCCCATCAGCGGCGTCGGCGGCAACGTTGTTCCGCCGCCCGGCTACCTCGAGCGTCTGCGGGAGTTCTGCACCGAACGCGGCATCGTCCTGATCTTCGACGAGATGCAGACCGCGTTCGGTCGCACCGGGCAGCTCTTCGCCGCGGACCACTTCGGCGTCCAGCCGGACATCATGACCGTCTCCAAGGGTTTGACCGGCTCAGGCTTGCCTCTGGCCGCGATCCTCACCGAGGAACGCTTCGTCGGCATGGAACGCTCCCTGCACGGCTTCACCTACGGCAGCCACACCCTGTCCGCCGCCGCGGCGGCCGTCACCCTGGAGATCGTCAGCCGTCCGGAGTTCCTCGCTCAGGTACGCGCGGTCGGCGCCGTCCTGCTCGAGCGCCTCCGAGCGCTCCAGGCCGGCCACCCTTGCGTCTTCGATGTCCGCGGCGTCGGCCTCATGCTCGGTATCGAGGTCGCCGAACCCGACGGCACCCGCTCCTCGTCCCTCGCGCACACCCTGCACCAGGCTCTGGCCGAGCGCTCCGTCATCACCCGCGTCTCCGAACACGGCCAGGGCAACGTCATCGAACTCCGTCCCCCACTGATCCTCACCCTCCAGGACGCCCACCTGATCGCCGACCGCTTCGGCGAGGCGTTGGAATCCATGCCACGCACCGCGCGCTGACCCTTTCTCCTCCCACCCGTCGACGCCGCCACGAGAGGGAGAACATGAATCTGCCCGAGGGCACCCACGTGACACACGACGCCATCCCGCTGCCCGAACCGCACCACACCATCCGCGCTCGGGCGCAGCGCCGGGCCGAGTACGCCGTCGCTCTCGCCGACAGCGTGGAGGAGGCGGTGAAACACCTCCGCACCGTCGTGGCGGACCAGCGGATTGCTCTGGTCACCGACGACACCGTCGCGGCCTTGCACGCGGAGGAGTTACAGGCCGAGTTGCACCGCCAGGACATGGACTTCACCCTGGCCAGCATCCCGCCCGGCGAGGAGAGCAAGACGATGAGGACGGCCGGGAGTCTGCTGGACTGGCTGGCGGACAGCCGCATGCGCCGCCGGGACGTCCTCGTCGCCTTCGGCGGCGGGGTGGTCATCGACACCGCCGGCTGGGTCGCCAGCGCCTACATGCGCGGCATGCCCTACGTGAACCTGCCCACCACTCTGCTGGCCGCCGTCGACGCCGCACTGGGCGGCAAGGTGGCCGTCGACCACCCCACCGCCAAGAACCTGATCGGCGCCTTCCACCAACCGACCGCGGTCGTCGCCGCCGTCCCCTGGCTGTCCACCCTCCCCGCCCGGCACGTACGCGCGGGCCTGGCCGAAGCGGTCAAGAAAGGTGTCATAGCCTCCCCGGCGCTCTTCGAACTGATAGAACGCCACCTGCCCGACATCCAGGACCTGGAACCAACCACCCTGCGCCGTCTCGTCCACGGCGCCGCCACCGTCAAATGCGCGCTCATCGACCGGGACCCCTACGAAGAAGACCTGCGGCGCCCGCTGAACTTCGGCCACACCATCGGCCACGCCGTCGAGACCGTGACCGGCTACGGTCCCGTCCTGCACGGAGAGGCCGTCGCCTTCGGCATGGCCTGCGCCGCACGTATCTCGCACGCCCGCAGCTGGCTGGACTACGCCTCCCACACCCGCTTCCTCACTCTCCTGAAGCGCGCAGGACTGCCGTGCGAGCGGACGCAACTTCCCGTCCCTGTCGACTCGGAAGCGGTGATCACCGCGCTCGACAAGATCCGTCTCATTCGCGACGGCCGGCTTCGCTTCGTCCTTCCGCTCGGCATCGGCACCACCGCCATCAGCGACGACGTCACCGACGATGAGATCCGGCAAGCCCTCACCTCCTAGGGCCCGCCCCGCCCGTCGAAACATCTGAGGAGATCCCATGGCCGAAGAAGCCGTAGGCATCGACGTCGGAGGCACCAAGACCCTCGCCGTACGCATGCGACCCGACGGCACCATCACGCAACGCGTTCGCGTCCCCACCCCCCGGACCGGGCCCGCCGTTCTCCTCACGCTGCTGACGAGGCTCACCGACAGTTTGCGGACACCCGACACCCGGGCCGTCGGCGTGGCACTGCCGGGACTGGTCGAGACCACAACCGGCGTCCTGCGCCACGCTCCCGGCTTTCCCTGCGACGACCTGCCGGTCCGCACACTGCTGGAGGAGGCGGCCGGAGTGCCCGTCCACGTCGACAACGACGCGCGGGCCGCCGCCTGGGCCGAGTACCGCACCGGAGCAGGCCGGGGACACCGCGACATCCTCGTGATTACCGCAGGAACAGGCTGGGGATGTGGTGCCGTCCTCGACGGGCAACTGTTGAAGGGCTCCCAGGGCTTCGCCGGCGAAGTAGGACACCTGCACGTCGATACCGAAGGCCCGACCTGCTACTGCGGCCGACAGGGCTGCGCCGAGGTGAGCGCCAGCGGCAGCGCCATCAGCCATCACGGAAAGGCCGCCGGCTACCCCGACGGCGAAGCCGTGACCCGCGCGGCGCGTGACGGCGACACTCGCGCCCTGGCCGTCCTGCACAC
Above is a genomic segment from Streptomyces glaucescens containing:
- a CDS encoding ROK family protein; the encoded protein is MSGVRRVAVDGVARFPGLPTGELQARAVGQLVRLLRECSLAAPRSPSALAVAFAGPVGHTGTVVDAPTIWGPRRPELPLSQVLSCEFGVPALVPNDVTAAGWRYAAP
- a CDS encoding cupin domain-containing protein, whose protein sequence is MGVRRVRNLFQGELRREEGCHGGRGHVDVFRPFERRPDGLRVDFIDLAVVPPGSEIGRHRHGDDEEWYVVLEGSATMLLDGEEFPVSAGDIVINRPFGEHGLRNDSGHDVRLFVFQASR
- a CDS encoding helicase associated domain-containing protein encodes the protein MQQWMCERVLGVEPAGEDEKPPPRRTQADKWALNYEAAKQFYAREGHLRVPRKHVERSVVGGDGSGGSGEDQEVRDLRLGAWIGNQRIRAATLSPERVQLLSALVMRRS
- a CDS encoding ROK family protein, yielding MAEEAVGIDVGGTKTLAVRMRPDGTITQRVRVPTPRTGPAVLLTLLTRLTDSLRTPDTRAVGVALPGLVETTTGVLRHAPGFPCDDLPVRTLLEEAAGVPVHVDNDARAAAWAEYRTGAGRGHRDILVITAGTGWGCGAVLDGQLLKGSQGFAGEVGHLHVDTEGPTCYCGRQGCAEVSASGSAISHHGKAAGYPDGEAVTRAARDGDTRALAVLHTVGTALGHGAAALVDLLDPAVVIVGGGGADADDLLLAPARTAMHTALTASRRRPGIPPLVTATLGNDAGATGIALLALDRAAACR
- the aroB gene encoding 3-dehydroquinate synthase, producing the protein MNLPEGTHVTHDAIPLPEPHHTIRARAQRRAEYAVALADSVEEAVKHLRTVVADQRIALVTDDTVAALHAEELQAELHRQDMDFTLASIPPGEESKTMRTAGSLLDWLADSRMRRRDVLVAFGGGVVIDTAGWVASAYMRGMPYVNLPTTLLAAVDAALGGKVAVDHPTAKNLIGAFHQPTAVVAAVPWLSTLPARHVRAGLAEAVKKGVIASPALFELIERHLPDIQDLEPTTLRRLVHGAATVKCALIDRDPYEEDLRRPLNFGHTIGHAVETVTGYGPVLHGEAVAFGMACAARISHARSWLDYASHTRFLTLLKRAGLPCERTQLPVPVDSEAVITALDKIRLIRDGRLRFVLPLGIGTTAISDDVTDDEIRQALTS
- a CDS encoding ROK family protein — translated: MVTVSSGVGNKVFRRGEVLLPEDGRGGEIGHLRVDFAADAPWCDCGERGHLGAVASGRGALRAASVLARRFPGSFARSALSAACGGDPERLSAQQVAAGVRSHDAFAVRAVTPGVRHLARTLAVLHTALGVGRFIVMGGFARAAGPPYLRLLGTEMSKAGGFLLPPDGAAGLLRPGAPDDDDGLIGCLRRLERSESRRDAVPQPVFPVADGP
- a CDS encoding aspartate aminotransferase family protein → MALPLSADPHDVAYHELGPDLLVRGEGVRVWDEKGREYLDCVSGTFNLILGHNHPAVLAAVREQSEHLVFASSAFQTEPTNRVMQLLAELTPANLTRVNLRSCSGSTANEGAIKIAQLHTGRRDVIVPFRGQVGQSLAATAYNGLARMRAPFPQHHPGAVNVPDPYCRRCFYRQSPDSCGFWCVDRIDDFLTYSGSGSTACLIIEPISGVGGNVVPPPGYLERLREFCTERGIVLIFDEMQTAFGRTGQLFAADHFGVQPDIMTVSKGLTGSGLPLAAILTEERFVGMERSLHGFTYGSHTLSAAAAAVTLEIVSRPEFLAQVRAVGAVLLERLRALQAGHPCVFDVRGVGLMLGIEVAEPDGTRSSSLAHTLHQALAERSVITRVSEHGQGNVIELRPPLILTLQDAHLIADRFGEALESMPRTAR